CTAATATCTAAAGTGAAGATATGGATCATCATCCCCGGACTCTGTTTAGTACAATTGAATTCAGGTGTATGGCCCTATGAAATTTTTTGATGATCCATGTGTTTGCTTATAGTTTGTTTCCATATAATGTGCTGATATGAGCTTATATTACCAAGTGTACTTGTCTCCATTCCACTCCTTTTATTATCTTGAGACTTGAGTTTTATGCTGACTGATTTGCTAATCAGTTCCCTGCTAGCTAGATAATAACCTGAATGCAAGCAACTCATTAAGGAGCTTTCTGAATCTATATATACTTTGTGTAGTTTATCGTGCCCTAGGAGAGAAAATATTATGTTTCTCAAATGCTTGTGGTGGAGAAGATTTGtttcttgatgatgagtttAAGTGCTTGATTTAGTAGTGAGGAAGAAATGCTTAGTTTCTTGACTTCCTAAAGCTTTGATTAGATTGATACATATCCAGCATCTGTCTTGAGCAGACTCTGCAAGTTTAGGTATCCTTTTTAATTTCGTTATTTTGTTCTTTTGCTGTCATTCAGCATTACTTCCATATAAGTTTGACTAAGTAACCATTTGATCTCATAACTGCGCCTTCTTATGATCTGTTAGTCAGGGAAGACACTGTTACTAGTTATTAATATGATTTTGCAAGAACTTTTaagtttgaatttaaaaaaaaaaaaacttgtggTACCAGCAATATTAGAAGTGGATAAAATTTTAAGGTTGGAAGCCTAGCTATTTAAATAATGGATTTGGAAAATCATATAGTGACTTTTTGTCATCGTTCTGCTTTTCTTTGCAATGCTTAGAtttcttttattgtaaattCTCGAATTAGTGAGTACTGTAATTGTGAAAAGTTATGAAACAACAATATTGAACCGTCAATGTTTAAAAACAAAGGATTTGCTTCTACTATAATGGCACATTCTCACCCctagttatttttctttcaccCAAGAAATGCACgtttattttgttagaaaaatataatatactctCAAAATCTTAGGATACGGATCATGAAAGAAGAAGGACAACAATTTATTTCCTCCCTCATGTACAAATGTAAGGTACAATCATGTTGGAGCTATTGTTGATTGAGCTTAAGAACAAATCAATCATCTTTATCTTCATCCTCATCGTAGTTGAAGGGTAGTGGCACTGACTTGAAAGCACGGTACTTGCCAACATTGTTTAAATGCTCATTCTCCAATCTggaaaaagaaacataaaaaataaagaaaaacataacTGCAGCAATTATAACATATAAATCGAAACGAACTATGGAAATGATGTAGTCTTTGAATGAGGGCATGGAAAATTTGCTTGTCATGTAAAGGGTTAAGGTGGACAAGAATGTTATGTGGTTTTAGGAGACACTGTAGAATTGGATTCAAGTCTTGATTAATCTCTTGTTTACCTGAAGAAGTTCCATATGCCACGACGAATGATCTCTAGGGAAGCAACAATGGAAATCATGGCTTGGTCATGCAGGGAGGAAAACTTGAAATTCAAAACTGTCTGCAGCCAAGCAAATCTCAGCAAAACATTCAAGGCCTGCAAAGTTCTAATTTGTAAGTGATTATCCAAAAAAAACTtgaataatacataattttGTCTTCTATCTTTGTACATACCATGGCTACAAAGTATATAGTTTTATGAGGGATTAGGAGTTTGTCTCTGAGCCATCGATTCTTGGAATGCCTTTGCAGAAGACCCCAATCTATCACAAGGTCCCAATATGTAGAAACAACTGCTGCAGATATTGAGAAAATCCAGGCCAGCACCTCCCATCCCACTCCATGGTTGATGCtatatgctgttcttaggcatACAGCTACAATTGTGACTAAATATTTCAACCCATTATATCCTTGCATTGGATCTTTCTCCTCGAACAGGCGCCTAAGACACTGCAAAAGATTGTATTTGAGAAAAATGTTATGCATGTTTATGATATGCAAAATATCGTACTGACTTGCATCATTTACCATTGATGGGGATGGAACAAAATCTATTACCTGAAGGAAACGAGACCAGTATGGAATAGCAGCGACAATGAATTTGAAAGTTTGGAATATGCTGCTTGAGTTGCAGGTGTTTTCTCTCTGTCTGAAGTCTCCCCAACCGTAGTAGCAAATGTAGAACTCGAAACTTCTCAAGGCTTGCACCTGATCTCAGAGTACACATAACTGAAGGATCGGGAATGTTCTAAGACTAACTATAATTGGGcaatgagaatcaaaggaaTGAAACAGTATGATCCCATTTTCTAGTCACAAACCTGGCTGGTAAATTGATCTGCCAATACAAAATCTGGGAGTGTGACCTGAGGTACGTGAACAAAAGAATTAGCATACCAGAGAAAATCTCAGGATTGCAAAGACCTCGTGCTTGCAAAAAAAGTTTCTTTACCTTGTAAAGAGGAGCACATATGCAGTGAAACAGGCATGTAAGGAAGAAAATGCGGCTCGAGCGATAGATGATGTTGAAAGGACACAGCAAAATAGCAACTACACTCTGCAGATTAATAAACAACGTAAAATATCCATCATGTTATTATAGAAAGAAAATTTCAAAGACAAATCTTTCAACCGTAATTGTTGTCTTACAAGAAGCAAGATCAGTGGAATAAGCTCGGTGAGTGCTGTATAGTCTTGTGTCTCTGGATCCATCTGCATGTCAAGGTTAACAATCACGCCGACCAATGCCAACACTGCAAGGCCAAAACTAAGAAGAAGGACTCGATTGTGGCCCAACTCAGTTCCTTGCTTGAAGCCAAATATGAATGAGTAATTTACTCTGTATCTCTTCCAGAAGTATATATCAGCTGCATACACAACCATGTGTAGAACTACAAATCCAAACAAGCTGCAACAAaacaaggttcaatatggtaaATTTACTAACAATTCTGTTGTTTTCCCTGTGTAGATATTATCACTATGAGAGATGgattttagtttttagaagAACTATTTTACCTTTGAAGAGGAAACAAGGTCTCCATGTACttggtggttccttcatgatCCATGATGTTGCGAGTACGGATTATTAGAATAAGCGCTAGAACTAGAGATGCTATGCATCCTGCTAAGAAACCTGAAACAACATATGCGCATAGGTGATGAGTGATTTTACAGAGCCTGGATTTTTTCGCTAGAATCTTGCCAGAAATTATTGTCAGTTTCTGTGGCAATTTTATAATGGTTAGGTTAAAATTATGGATCAAGATCCTCTAAAGTGAAGTTGATAAAGTGATAAAGTGAGGAAtcactcttaaataaaaatagtagagcACACATTTCATGAGAGTTACAAATTCAATAGTGATTAACCCCTCATTTTATCACTACCAATTTCCTCACTTTAGAGGATCTAAATTCCAAAATTATGGACAGTTATAAATTTTGAAGTCTCTCTAATAATTTACCACAAAATTCTGCTAAATATTTTTCAGGCTGTCAATTATTTTCTTATGTAGATAGTATAAGTtaagaacaaataaaaagttCGTCCTCTTTTTTGATCTAAAAAAACAAGTACATTATTTGGATTTTACATAAATATGTTGGTGCTTACCCATGGTAAATGTAACTCTATGTGTATCTCTCTTTGCTTTTGGTCTGAGGATACTCATTGCTTTACTGCGATTTGAGTTGGCAAAGTGCTTAGTGAATGTCTTTTCAACCCTATCCATAAGCTTTGTGACCTATGCCAGGTACAGTGACTATATAGTAAGTTGCAACAAATAACATTGAGAAGAAATTCAAAGTGAGTAAAGGGTATGTCTGCGAGTTTGGATTTTGGAATGGAATGGAAGATGTAAAACTTAATACATTTACACTTAACACCTTTGCTCTCTTCCCTTCCTCAACCTTCAGAATCAAAACTTGCAGAACATCTCTTTAATGTTTCACTGACGATTTTTGCTGACAAGTGTTATTAATAATgatgaatttcaattttggaGCTTCATTGTAACATTCTTATCTTACCTCATCGGAGCCTCCAAGGTTGGAATCGTCTACCATTTTCATGTAAGATTTACCTGCACCTCTAGATGTAATCTGCATATAGTTACTATGAAGATTAGATAGCAGAAAAGAAGAGCTTGGAAACCAACAGAAAAGGGTTATTGATTCTTACAACATCACCTTATCATATTTCTTCATTATCTTTGAAAATGCCAACACATTCAGAAAGCTGTTTCCTTCAGGAAAACCGAAAAGTTTTACTTAGATCCTTGTTCAGTTTAGAGAAACATGTTTGAAATAGTTGATGAGTGCAGCATATAATGTATGCTGTTGTCACCTATAACTTTTTAGAAGGCGAAGCTTGCGGTAGAATTCAATGAATGAACGGTGAAGTTGATCCTCAACTTTCTTCAGAGTTTTCATGTTGAAACTTATCTCTGCATTCTCAGGGTGACTGAGAACTCCTTTTATAGTTGAGCGTGGAGTTTCGAAAGTGTTATTCAGCTGCACATGATTAAGCACTTCCAAAGGTGTAGGTCTAGTTCCAAATAAGTTCTTTGGCTTGTTCTGTTTCTGTACTTCAACTTCTTGTTTCACTCTCTGTTTCttgtcatcttcttcttcatcttctgatTGATCATGATGTGTGCTtccttcttcaatcttttccaTGACCATGGAAACATTTCCTGTTCATTAAGCAGAAGGGAATTCAACTTTAAAGTTTCAAAATTAGCAACAATACTACATGATGAGCAAACATGATCATTTTAGACCAGCATTTGACCAATGATAATTTGTACTCACATTTACAAGAATTTACACACATAAAAGACATAGTTTGCatctatatttattagaatttcGACACATGAGTTTACAcacataaattattaaaatttatttgttgaaGACAGTTTAATATTTATGTTGGCCAAATACTGACCAAAATTACTAGAAACTTCTGGCCTCTAAAATTTTCTGCAAAAGTTATGTCCCAATTTTTTTCTCTGATCTAAGTATAAATATTTCCATGTCTATATTTGGGGAATGCTAGAGCCAACACTCTTAGTATAAAAGGAAGAGAATTTATTAGTATTGATTTAAATGTAAAGcgaacattaaaaaatatttattatttaaaatttctcatccattatttattcttaaattttagttggttttcacttttcacTTAAACACATAAACTCTTATTAATCTTTAGATATTTTCTTTATAAgataaaggtttaattactctgttggtctctataattttgcgaaatttttaattaggtctctatatttttttattttaattgaatttttgcaccaatttttttttttaattaggttcctacacttttttttctttttatttaggtTCTTAtaccaattctttttttttagttgggtccctataaaattaaaCCAATTACTATTAAGAgggatttaattgaaaaaaaatttagtataaggacctaattaaaaagaaaaaaaatatagagaccaaattaaaaatttcataaaacagactaacagaataattaaacccaAGATAAATATACGATGTTCAAAGAATCATTCTAATTCTTATCACACATTATTTTAGTGAAACAAGCCTGAAGTTATGGGCTTAtggttctatgatgtttttGGTATTTTAACACACACACGCACATGTATATTCCTCATTACCTCTAATTGGTTAGCCACCTAAAGTTTTATTTGAGCATACTTTTCGTAGATAATAAATTTTGGTATCTAAAGAATTATGTATAAATAAGTTGTTTCAGCTCATTATAATTGGTGAATTTATTTgtgtaaaataattataaaatttgttaattattgaaagaaaaaatgattCGGTTATCTTATCAGGGAACATCTATCATTAATTATCTAATACCATATTTACGAAAAATACTTTGttcatttcaaaataaatataagaacttttgaaaaataaatatatcatcATTCCATTCTGAAATATCTTTCATTCTGCTACTTTGATAAATTCCTAATTCaacatatttaattttgatataacttgtatatttaaatatattgaattattagtaatatactaaattttaaatggAAGGAATGGTACTGTTGTCTGATCAGGGTTCAAGCAATTATTGCCAACTGCCAAGTGGTAGCTTCGTGCCTTTACTATTAGTAGATGGTGCTTTGCAAGTTGCAACTTTGCATATTGAATGTCGTTTGTGGACCACACAAACAATACACAATTATTCTTGTTGCATTGCAAGCTAATCATAGTCATAGTCATAATACTAGCATGAAGAACGTGTTAGCAACTTAGCATGTTAGCAGAATCTATTCTcaagtcatttatttattaaaaaagaaattatcatCTATTTTCTCCACTCTAAGGTTTAAAAATGTCTAAATAAATATAACTTTtggttttaaaagaaaaaaatagaataaaagagTAAAGATAAATCAACGATAGTCCAGTtgataaaaaattgtttaactTGATGAGAAACTCTTACTTTCTAGCCCTACTTGAGTAACcgtaataaaattcaaaaaaaaaaaaaactttgacAAGTCATGCTTGACTCGGCAAGATTGTTTCAGATAAAAAGATAACAAATAACACTATACTGCAAATTAATCgctaaatttataaaatatatattaaaacttTATAAAACaacacaaatatatataacaatatataataattgaataattaagttttagtatatacatatataacatatttttgaaaagagaaaatataaaaaaccaaCATAcatcaactaatttttttaaagtcaAGTTATGCTTCTTTCTATGACTAAATTTTCATAGTGGGTGTTGAGATTTACGACTTTCATTATTTTAGTctctcaaatttaaaatttattatactgATCTTTGAGATCCAGTTGATCTTTCAGACGTCAAGTCCAATAAACATAATGTCGAGCTAGTTCTAACTTGCTACACTAGACACGAGACTGAATGATGTTTGTTCGTTTTGACGTTTAAACAAGACAAAAAGGAGTTCGttttgcaaaataaaataaaataaaacggTTTGTATATCATATAGACTAttctttatcttttagttttgtcTTGTTTAAGGATTAAAATGAAACGTTGCCGTTTAGTCCTGTAACTAGGCTAATAAGTTAGAACTAGTTTGACACTTTGTTCGCtaatttaatactaaaaataatccaaagactAGTATAGTGCTCCAAACATCTTAGGGACCagtataataaattttagatttgAGGGACTAAAATAATAAGTGATAAATTTAGAGGACTATTGTAGAGATTTAGTTTCTTTTTaccttctttttatttaaatatttgttgtttATTATGTGTTAGATTTTTcgttgtaaatatttttaaatatttttttataatattatggaatttttattttagattttgaatgtttttaagaattttgggtgtatattacGGTTagaatgtttttaattttggaattaaagtttaacataaataaacaatGTATGTGTGTGATTTTAGATGTTACCATGatgagttaaaaataaaattccaaaAGTAGCAGCTGATATTAATCAATAAATAGTTGGTCCTGCTAGTTAATCTgtgagtaaaaaataaataaataaagataaagatggAAATGGTTACTTTTGATCTTGGCTCCTCTTGGAGTAGAAGCAGACAAGAGAGAGGTGGAAGAAGCAACATGAGAAGCAAGAAGAGCCATCTCCACAGATCTATCAAACTTCAAATCGGGATTCTCAACCTTCATTCTCAAAGCTATAAAAGCATCCATCTGCTTGTTCAGCATTGCAGCTTCCTTCATCACTTCCTCCATCTTCGTCCTGTAGAACTTCTCCACCTTGTTGAACTCATCATCCAGTCTCTTGAAAAACACAACCTCGTACTCACCTCCTTCTTCCGACGCCATCAGGAACGTGGTCTGGTAGCAATCATCGCCGGCGGAGGAGGCACAGAGGTGGACGGCGATGGGTTCTTGTTGGGCCTCAATGTCAGGAGGGGTGAGAGGGTGGTAGTGCGGTCTCTGTGTGAGGCCACTGAAGGCTCTGTAGAGTGTTAGCTTTCTCTTGAGCATggctgatgatgatgatggcttattGTTCCTGCTGTGTTTGAATCTTTGGATTTCTTTGAGAAGGGCTTTTAGGTAATTGTAGTCTGTGTATGCTTCCTCCCATTCTGGCACCATTTGTGATTTGTATTCCTTTCCAAACTTCATCTTGCATGCACGCACCCGCACTGATCAATTATCAAAGTACTATTTGATGAGGTGGTTAATAATAATTATGGTTGGATCTGCCAGAATCAAAGGTGATGCTCCTATTTATATAGATATCAATAGTAAATAATTACAACATTGCAAAATTTTCTAGCGCAAAAAGAAACAATAAAGGgtaaaaaaattgtgaaaactCAGATGAAGTCGAcatcatgtgaagttgatatctgagagcCATTAGATgacaatttagtcaaatcatctaacagcTTTCAGGtatcaatttcacgtgaaaTCGATTGCACATGAATTTCTACCtttaactaaatttattaaattatttaacgatgtttaaatattaattttatataaaaatgattaTATGTAGATTTTTAcggaaaaaaaaatgtaataaatattaGGGCAAATCACTTCAATAAGTTAAGGGGAGagaaaaattacacaaatcAGCTAAATCAAAAACTGGTTCACGAATCAACCAAGAGAGATTTCTATATAGTTTGAATCACCCTAATTCGAACTTCATTTTCATGTAATTCAAATCACCCTGATTCAAACTACACACGCACACACCTATTAATGTGAATCaacctgattcgaattacacccaccggttgattcgaattacaaatCAGCCAAATACAGAAATAATTCATGAATCAACCAGAGACACATAtctatataattcgaatcaggttGATTTGAATTAGTAGGTGTGTACGTGTGTGTAGTTCGAATCAgggtgattcgaattacatggaGATGACGTTCAAATTAacctaattcaaattatatagATATGTATCTCGGTTGATTCATgaatcatttttatatttagcTGATTTGTGTAATTTTGAGCtcctattaatttattttcagtaGTTTAtcctaaatattattatttttatgttaatttttttttactatacaaGACTAAATTTAGATGGCTATTCAAATATGTTTATTTGGGGGATAATAACTGAAATATTAATACGTGttataacaataaattaaattaaacaagtaaaaatacttggttattatttttacataaaaatatataaaccaaaatcaatttagaatctttttttaatgaacaataatcaattatattttttgtaaatttctctttctctcccgTAATAATTATTCATCCACTATTTTAAAAGCTAATTGTTAGTTAATAGAAAATTAATTCTctataaaaattgatttaaaaattttgagtcgACTACTATCTCATCAAATTGACAATACAtacagtcaccaaaaaaaaaaattgtcaataCATACActacaaacaaaaatataaaatttatagcgTATTGTACATGCggaaatataataataacatgCAATTTATTAGACTCTGTCGACAACcgtatctttcttttcttaggTTCTATTTTTGCTCAATACAACCGTACTCGTCAATTTGCATCGTAACATACCTATCAATCTCTctgttattataaatattcagTGATGAGATGAATGATACATTATTCATAGTTAATGAATTATCTTACTCCAAAAACATTTGAcagattaattaaattatctttCACACTATGACAGTCAATTCAATAATGGGGGCCTTGGATATCCTTACCCAAAACAGATTAATTATACATTGTGATTGCCATTTGAATtatagtttattaatttttttttttacacttaGGATATAATATTGtttgtatcaattttttaaattgaaataagattttttttctatataaaatatttatttttttatttctacaaaaaaaacttttagtcaaataaaattaaaatgtaaactattttaatttctagtcaccaaaaaaaaaactattttaatttctatgtGCATGATACGTTAAATGCTAATGTGATGTCTTGTCATAttggaataaattaataatataattaaaatagtcgAGTTTAAGTTTTAATGGAATAAAACcaaagtaaaaattttataaaaatcagAAACTATCAATTTGATACGTTGCATATTTAAAACTTATTTAAgccaattttttatattaatttcagAGGACGTACATTATaagatattttataaatactggttaaatataaacaagtttgATATTCATTTctacttaatatttttttagaagaatAATTTTATGATGTAATAATGTTTCTTTGGtagacatttttttaaattgtcttCGCTGCTGCTTCCAATATCGCATTCCAATGAGCTAGCTAATGCCTAGTGACAttataaaactattaaaaatatattgatatACTTGAAAGCTTTCTTTAATAATCAACTCCTCTAACAACTATATACGTCATGACTCATGAGACACGGAAGTGacaatattttttctatatatttccCTATTTATGTCAACTTGTTTCTGCATTCATTTATCCGCTGATGATCATGAAACCTATCTTTGACTAATTATATATTGGGGTGGTGTACCTTTTGGATAATGCAAAATGTTGCTAACAATATTAAAGAGTGGGAAGTAGTGACGCACCCATTGGAAAGTTGAATTAATCTCTGCATACAAATAATTTtactatataaattttataaattttttaattgatattaTATTCAAACGTATTTGTTATACACATATATTTTACGTGCATCTaacagatttttaatttttgaaaagattctattttctttttctaattttttactttttttttctccttcttcatttatgtgttttttctttctcttctctttctttgttattttcgatttccattattttttgacATTAAGTTCTAAAATCGTTTTTtaagataatgaataatttaacTTCAGATTATTAGATGAACCAGTGTGTAAACTTTGTCTGTGAAATTTACTGTTAattctttcttgtttgaattgaaTCTAATGTACTAGTTCTGATTAGAATTAATATAATCTTCTCCATTTTATATCAGACGTTTGAGTGTAAATAAGGAATATctgggtgtatttttataaaagtttgggtatatttacagtttatgattttttatctGATAGAGGGTGAATTGTCttattcttttagttgaattgttTTAGTTCCTGTTTAGTTATAATTCATGAATCtagtttttgttattttttatgatggttTTATAGTGTATTTGCATTCTATAGTTTATGTTTGTTTTAATATGGTgtatttttggtatattttacAGTCCTTCTGTGGTGTATTTTGCAGCCCTTGCTGacttt
The genomic region above belongs to Arachis duranensis cultivar V14167 chromosome 3, aradu.V14167.gnm2.J7QH, whole genome shotgun sequence and contains:
- the LOC107481201 gene encoding phosphate transporter PHO1 homolog 3, whose amino-acid sequence is MKFGKEYKSQMVPEWEEAYTDYNYLKALLKEIQRFKHSRNNKPSSSSAMLKRKLTLYRAFSGLTQRPHYHPLTPPDIEAQQEPIAVHLCASSAGDDCYQTTFLMASEEGGEYEVVFFKRLDDEFNKVEKFYRTKMEEVMKEAAMLNKQMDAFIALRMKVENPDLKFDRSVEMALLASHVASSTSLLSASTPRGAKIKRNVSMVMEKIEEGSTHHDQSEDEEEDDKKQRVKQEVEVQKQNKPKNLFGTRPTPLEVLNHVQLNNTFETPRSTIKGVLSHPENAEISFNMKTLKKVEDQLHRSFIEFYRKLRLLKSYSFLNVLAFSKIMKKYDKITSRGAGKSYMKMVDDSNLGGSDEVTKLMDRVEKTFTKHFANSNRSKAMSILRPKAKRDTHRVTFTMGFLAGCIASLVLALILIIRTRNIMDHEGTTKYMETLFPLQSLFGFVVLHMVVYAADIYFWKRYRVNYSFIFGFKQGTELGHNRVLLLSFGLAVLALVGVIVNLDMQMDPETQDYTALTELIPLILLLSVVAILLCPFNIIYRSSRIFFLTCLFHCICAPLYKVTLPDFVLADQFTSQVQALRSFEFYICYYGWGDFRQRENTCNSSSIFQTFKFIVAAIPYWSRFLQCLRRLFEEKDPMQGYNGLKYLVTIVAVCLRTAYSINHGVGWEVLAWIFSISAAVVSTYWDLVIDWGLLQRHSKNRWLRDKLLIPHKTIYFVAMALNVLLRFAWLQTVLNFKFSSLHDQAMISIVASLEIIRRGIWNFFRLENEHLNNVGKYRAFKSVPLPFNYDEDEDKDD